The stretch of DNA CCTTCGCGGAGAAGGCTTCCGCGAGTCCATCCATGGCGGCGCGTAGTCGGCGAATCGCGAACTGCAGCGCCACCTTCAGTGCGGTGGGGTAGACATCGTTGGTGCTCTGGCTCAGGTTCACGTGTTCGAGGGGATGCAGGAACATGTACTCGCCGGGCCGGTGACCGAGCAGTTCGAGACCGCGGTTGGCGATCACCTCGTTCGCGTTCATGTTGGTCGACGTGCCCGCCCCGCCCTGGATCACGTCGACGACGAACTGGTCGTGCAGCGCGCCGCCGCGGATCTGCTCGCAGGCGGCGACGACGGCGTCGGCGCGGCGCTCGTCGAGCAACCCGAGCCGCCGATTCGCAATCGCCGCCGACTGTTTGACGCACGCCAGGGCCGCGACCAGCTCCGGGTAGCGGCCGATCGGGGTGCCGGTGATGGTGAAGTTCTCCAGCGCCCGGAGGGTGTGGATGCCGTAGTGGGCGTCGAGCGGGACGTTCCGCTCCCCCAGCAGGTCGTGTTCGACGCGTGTGCGGACGGGCTGGGCGATGCGGGACATCGGGTTTCCTTCGGGGTGGTTAAACGAGCAGGTGGGTGCGGAGACCGGGGTCGGTCGCCGCGTCGAGCAGGGTCAGGGCGAGGGCGAGCGCGCCGTCGACGGCCGCGCGGTCGGCCGCGGGTGCGGCACTGGCCGCGGCGAACTCGGCCTGATGGTTGACGGCGGGCGCGGAATCGATGCCGATGTAGGGATGGATCGCGGGAAGCACCTGCGAGACGTTGCCCATGTCGGTGGACGCCCGGTTCATCAGCGAGTCGGCGCCGGTGCGGAACACCCGGCCCAGTCCCTCCGCGTTCCGGACGTACGACGCGAGCAGCGCTTCGTCGGTGCGGAACTCCGAGTACGGTTCGCTCTCGGGGGCGATCGTCAGTTCGCAGCCGGTGGCGACGGCGCCGGCCTCGAAGCAGCGGGCGACCCGCGGTTCGACGCGGGCGAGTTCGTCGAGCGTCTCGGCGCGCACGTACCAGCGACCCTCGGTGCGCTGGGGTATGGCGTTGGGTGCTTCTCCCCCGCGCGTCATCATGCCGTGCACGCGGGTGGTCGACGGAAGCTGTTGCCGGAGCAGACCGATGGCGACCTGCGCGACGGTGAACGCGTCGGCCGCGTTGACACCCCGCTCCGGGTAGGCCGCGGCGTGCGCGGCCTTGCCGTCATACCGGATGTGGCTGTGGGACACCGCGTACGGCTCGGCGCGGGCGACGTCGACCGGGCCCGGGTGGGCCATGACGGCGGCGTGGACGCCCTCGAACGCCCCGCGTTTGAGCATGTCGATCTTGCCGCCCCCGCCTTCCTCGGCGGGGGTGCCGAGCACCGACAGGGTGATGCCGAGGTCGTCGACGAGCGGCGCGAGGGCCAGCGCCGTCCCCACCGAGATCGCGGAGATGACGTTGTGCCCGCAGGCGTGCCCGAGCCCCGGGAGCGCGTCGTACTCCGCGCACACCGCGAGATGCAGCGGCCCGGAGCCGACCTGCGCGCGGAACGCGGTGGGCAGCCCGACGTACTGCTGCTCCACCGTGAAACCAGCGTCCGAGAGCACCCCGGCGACCCGGACGCACGAGCGTTCCTCCTCCCACGCGACCTCCGGGTGTGCGTGAAGGTCGTGCGACAGGGCCAGGATCCGGTCTTCCGCGCGCCTGGCGCCCTCCCGGATTGCGGCATCGGCGGTCACAGGTCCCCCGGCACGCCGTAGGACGGTGCGGCCGTCGGGTCGACACCCCGCATCCGGTAGTCCCGCTTCTGCGGTTCCCACACCGTCCACAGCCGGCGTAGTTCGCCGGCCGGGTCGTCGTGCCAGTCGACGCGCAGGTCGGTGACGGGCCAGGGCACGTCCTCGACCACCTGCAGTCCCGCGGAGTGCACGGGCCCGGCCTCACCGCCTGCGGTGACGGCGGCGGTGAGACCGTCGAGCAGTCGGCCCTCGAACGTCGGGGCCGTGCTCGACACGTAGCCGAACAGCAGCGACCGGATGACGCCTTCGTCGCGGAGCATGTTGCCGGCGACGGCAGCGCCGCTACCCTGCGCGCTGCTGGAGATGCCCAGCGTCTGCGCACCCGAGTGCACCGCGGTGCCGCCGCCTGAATCCACGACGACGAGCTGCCGGTACTCCGGGAACTTCTCCTGCGCGAGCGCGGATTTCAGCGCGGTCTCCGCGTTCGCACCGGACGCGAGGGCGTCGAGGCCGATCGGTCCCAGTTGCGGATTGGTGACGTTCTGGGAGGCGACGACGCCGACGCCGGGCCGCACGTGCAGGCAGCGCGACGCCACGGCGGGGCTGGAGGAGCAGACGACCATCCCGAACGCGCCGCCCGGATCGCGGGCGACGAGCGAGAACGTCATGAGCTGATCACGGCCGTCGCGTCGATCTCGACGAGCCATTCGGGCCGGGCGAGGGCGTCGACGACGAGGCCGGTGGACACCGGGTGCACACCCTTCAGCCAGCGCCCGACCACCCGGTAGACCGCCTCCCGGTACCGGACGTCGACCAGGTAGATGGTGACCTTGACGACGTCCTCGAGGCGGCTGCCCGATTCCTTCAGCAGCATCGCGATATTCGCCATCGCCTTCTCGGCCTGGGCCTCGACGTCGCCGATTCCCACCGACTCACGAGTGTCGAGATCCTGCCCGATCTGCCCGCGGAGGTACACGACACCGCCTGCGACGACGGCCTGCGCGAGATCGTTGTCGAGGTTCTGTTCCGGGTACGTCTCGCGGGTGTTGAACGGGCGGATGCGGGTGTGGGTGGTCATGCCGCACCTCCGTCGACGTTGTCGGACAGTCCCGCCGCGGCCTTGACCAGGCCCAGCGGCCCGTCGAAGTCGAAGTTGCGGTACACGGCCGCGAGCTGCGCGAACGGCGGCGACTGGGCGAACAGCTGGAACGTCAGTCGGTGTCCCGCGTAGTCGCTGTTGAGCAGGTCGCGGGCGAATGCGAGAAGCTTGCGACGGTCGTCGGCCACCCAGTTGTCGTTGATGGAGTAGAACTTCTCCAGCCACGGCGCGACGTCCGGGTCGGCGAACGTGGCGGCGTCCGGGGTGATGCAGATCTGGCCGCCGCACAGTTCGCGGGCGACGTGCATCATCGCGGGCAGCTGGCTGAGCGCCATCACCCGGCCGGTGTAGAGCAGGGACTGGTTGGGCATGAGCAGTCCGCCGGGGCTGGGCTCGGCCAGCGAGATCGCGGCGGTCAGGTGGGCGTTGATCGTCTCCCGGTAGCAGGCGAGCTGGGCGAGCTTCTCCTGCACGGCCTGTTGCTTCTCGAGCCCGCTCTGCTTGACGTTCCACAGTGCGGAGCCGATCATCAGGTCGGCGAGGTGCAGGGTGCGCTGCACGAACGGGAACGCACTGTAGCGGTGCAGCGTGGATCGGATGAACGTGGCGGCGCGGGTGTGCCGGTAGAACAGCACGTCTTCCCAGGGGATCTCGACGTTGTCGAACACGACGAGGGACTCGACCTCGTCGACGCGGTTGGCGAGCGGATAGTCGGCGGCCGGTGCGCGGCCGGCGAACCCGTTGCGGGAGATGTACTTCAGCCCCGGAGCACCCATGTCGAGCACGAATCCGACGGCGTAGTCGGACAGTTCGCTGTTGCCCCAGTTAGCGATGGTCGGCTTGGTGAACGCCTGGTTGGAGTACGCGGCGGCGGTCTCGTACTTCGCGCCGCGGACGACGATGCCGTTGTCGGTCTCCTTCACGACGTGCAGCAGCATGTCGGGGTCCTGGTCCTGCGGAGCCTTGGACCGGTCGCCCTTGGGATCGGTGTTCGCCGACACGTGGAACGGATCCTCCCGCACCGACCGCTCGAGATGGCGGCGGATGTTCTCCGAGAAGCGCGGGTCCACCTCGTTGAGGACGTCCTGCCCGTCGAACAGCGACCACATCTCGCCGATGGTCTCGTCGCCGACGCGGGTGACCACTCCCCGGGTGTCGTCCAGAACGAGGTCGACGGCGGCACGCTTGTCGAGCCAGTCCTGCTGCGTGCGGGGCAGCTTGTTCGCGATGGCGTTGCGTTCGCCGGACTCGGGATCGACGTAGGTCATCGCGTCCTGCGTGGCCTCCTCGTGCGCGAGGTCGTAGATGCGGGCCCGAACGTCGACGATCGGCTTGAACATGGGATGGTCGGCGACGTCCTTGACACGTTCCCCGTCGACCCAGACCTCACGGCCGTCCCTGATGGACTCCCTGTATTCGTCTCCGGTGCGGATCATTTCGTGCTCCTGGTCCTCGGCGCGGGGTGTGCGTCCGGGTAGTCGGGAAAGATGGAAGGTTCGAATGCTGCGGGCTTGCTGTAGGTGTGGGAGGCGTACACGAGCGGTTCCCCGGGGTGTGCCTCCACGGCGGCGACGCGTCCGATGTAGATGCGGTGGGTGCCGGCCTCGATGACCTCGTGGACGCTGCAGTCGAACGACGCGATCGCGTCGTGGACACGCGGTGAGCCGGATTCGGCCACGGTCCAGTGCCCGCACGTGAAATCCCACCGCTGCTTACCGGGCCACGGCCGTCCGGCGAACGTGTCGGCGACGTGATCATGCTGGGTGGCAAGAACATTGACGCAGAAGACGCCGTTCTCGGAGATCGCGTCGTTGACGGGGCTGCGTCCGTGGAGGCAGACCAGCACCAGCGCCGGGTCGGCCGAGACGGAGCACATCGCGCTCACGGTCTGCGCGGCGCGCCCGCCGGGACCGTCGGTCGCAACGACGGTGACTCCGGTCGCGACGGCACTCATGGCCGTGATGAAGTTCGCGGTCGAGCTGTCCGGCGTCGGTGAGGCCACCGATGTTCGGGCCGTTGTTTCGACGGCGGAGTGAGGATCGGCGATCGGCATGACGGGCTCCTTTCTGTATGCGGTGAGCGAGGAGTTCGTGGCGTGGAACCAATCTTGGAGTCCGTGGCGAAATCTGTACAACACAGATAAGTGGAGCACTGCATAACGAAAATCGATGCAGCGGGAACGGGTGCCTCAGAGGTCCTCGACCAGCGATAATTCCTACATCAGCCGATGCGGACGGGGACGATCATGACGCCACTGCAGCGCTACATCGCCGAAGAGATCGCGATCGATCATGCGGACGGGTTGCTGACGCGCCGGGAGGCGCTGCGCAGACTCGGACTCATCGGCCTCGGCGTGGCAGCGGCCACCTCCCTCCTGGCCGCCTGTTCCACCGGCGGCGACGAGCAGTCGTCCACCTCGGCGCCGGTGACGCCCGGCGGGGCGACGCCCCCGCCACCGGGTGTGGCTGACGCAGTCGGCACCGAGGCTGTGACTTTCCCCGGTCCCGACGGACGGGAACTGCAGGGCGCCTGGGCCGAAGCGGCCGAACCTCGAGGGACGGTGCTCGTGATACACGAGAACAAGGGCCTGACCGACCACATCCGCTCGGTGGCGGGCCGATTCGCCGGTGCCGGCTACTCGGCGCTGGCCGTCGACCTACTGTCGGAGGAAGGCGGGACCGCGACGTTCACCGACCAGGCCCAGGCCACCGCCGCGCTGGCCACCGTGCCGCCGGAACGATTCGTCGCCGACATGAAGGCCGGGGTCGACGAACTCGGCCGCCGGGTACCGGACGAGAAGACGGCGGCGGTCGGGTTCTGCTTCGGCGGTGGGATGGTGTGGCAACTCCTCGCGTCCGGCGAACCGCGCCTGGCCGCGGCGGTCCCGTTCTACGGCCCCCTACCCGAGGGCGCGGACTTCTCCGGGTCGAAAGCCGCGGTCCTCGCCATCTACGCGGAGTTGGACGCGCGGGTGAACGCATCCCGCGACGCCGCCGCGGCGGCACTCACGAAGGCGGGGTTACCGCACGAGATCGTCACGGTCCCGGGTGCCGATCACGCATTCTTCAACGACACCGGGCCTCGGTACAACGCGGCCGCGGCGGCGGAGGCCTACGAACGCGTCCTCGCCTGGTTCGGCGAATACGTGGGGTGAGGCGGTCGCATCAGCAGCGCGGCGACGAGGAAGCAGACCGCGCCCACGAACGTCCCCAGGTCCGCGACCGTCGCGTTCTTCAGCACGTCGGTGCCGGGCACGATGAACGCGGCGACCGCGGACACCCCGAACGCCACCGACCCGATCATGTTCAGCCAGGTACTGCGCCAGTTCCGGGCGTGCGGGTCCCACAGCTTGTCGGTTTCGGTGGTGGCCACCACCGCCAGAGCGCTGGCGACGAGGAAGGCCGTCGACCCGAAGATGTCGGGCCGCCATCCCCACACCCGGTCCTGCTCGACGGTGAGCCCGTTGATGAGCGCCACCCCGGTACTGATGTTGAACAGCAGGGTGCCGACGAACTGGATCAGTGCGGCCCACCAGTCGTAGCGTTCGACCGTCTCGGAGTCGTCCCCGGGGACCGGTCTGCCACTGAGCCGCAACTGGATGAACCCGGCGGCGGTGAAGAACAGCGACCCGACGAAGTACGTGATGTTGTCGATCTCGGGGCCGACCGCGTGCCCGTACACCCGGGTGGCCGCCATCCCGAACAGGAAGGAGCCGACGACGAATCCCCAGGACTCCCGTCGTAGGCGCAACACCCGGCGCGGTGCGGAGGAGGCACGGTCCTTCGCCATCGTGACGTCCCCCTCATCCGTCGGCCCGGATTTCTCAGACTCTCCGAAGACTCGGTCCCGGTCAAGGCCGGGCGCCGAAATTCGGCTGCGAGTCCACGCGGGGTGTGCCAGGGTCGAACCATGACGAGCACCGGCGGAATCACGATCAGAACTGCGACCGAGCAGGACTGGCCGAAGATCGTCGTGCTCAACGAGATCTGCTTCGTGACACCGCAGACGGAGGAATTCACCGCGCACTGGAAGCAACTCGTCAGCGGTGAACCGCCGATCATCGCGCTGGACGGCGACGAGGTCGTCGGCGCGACGATGGACATTCCGATGGAAGTCACCGTTCCCGGCGGTGGCAGCGTCGCGGCGGCGGGCGTCACCGCGGTCACGGTAGCGCCCACTCACCGCCGACGTGGCATTCTCCGCGCGCTGTACACCGAACACCACGCACGGATCCGGGCGTCGGGCGCGCCGCTGTCGATTCTCACCGCCAGCGAGGGCGGCATCTACGGACGATTCGGTTACGGACCCGCCACCGTCGAGTCCACGGTGAGCATCGACCGCCGGTTCGCCGTCCCGCACCCGAAGGCCCCGGACCCGGGCGGTGTGCGGATGGTCCATCCCGCGCAGGCCCGGCCCGCGTTCACGGACGTGTACCACCGCTGGCAGCAGGTGACGCCGGGGGCGCAGGTGCGGCCGGAGATCGTGTGGAACCGGATCTTCGCCGACCGCGAGAGCGAACGGGGTGGCGGCACAGCATTGTTCGGGCTCGTCCACGACGACGGTTACGTGCTGTACCGCCGCGCCTCCGGCGACAACGGATCGTTCGCCCGGGTGGAGGAGATCCGCACGGTCACCTCCGACGCCCACGCCGCGCTGTGGCGGGCGATGCTCGGCCTCGACCTCGTGCGCCGCATCGAAGCGAACCTCACCCCGGAGGATCCGCTGCCCTATCTGCTCACCGACGGCCGGCTGGTGCGCACGTCGTCGCGTCACGACGAGTTGTGGGTGCGGATCATGGACGTCCCCGCCGCGCTGGAGGCCCGCACGTTCCGCGGCGACCTCGACGTGGTGGTGCAGGTCGACGACGGGTTCCTGGACGCCGGTGGCAGATTCTCCCTGTCCGTCCGGGACGGCAAGGCCGTGTGCACGCGGACCGACGCCACGCCGCACCTGGTCCTCGACCTGGACGTGCTCGGCAGCCTGTACCTCGGGGCGCACCGGGCGCGGACGTTCGCTGCGGCGAACCGGCTGTGGGCCGCCGACGCCGACGTTCTCGACCGGTTCGAGCACGCGTTCGGCTCCGGCCGCGACGCCCAGATGGGGTGGGCCTTCTAGCTTTCCGCCCAGTTTCTAGCCCGACGTCCGTGCCTGTTTCGCGAACACGGCCCGCGCCCGTTCGGCGACGGCGCGGGCCCGAGCCGTGCTCCGGACCCCCTTCAGCCGGGCCAGGACGACGGGGAGTCCGGGAACGTCGTCGGTGATCGGCAGTGTCGTGACCCTTCCGCCGTCGTATGTCCGGCCGTCGGCGGGCCGCTGGTTCAGTATCGAGAAGCCGTGTCCACGGGCGACGAGACCACGCACCGTTTCGTAACTCGCCGACCGGTAGCGGACCATCGGGGTCACCCCCGACCCCGACAGCATGGCGAGGAAATAGTCGCGGCTGCTCGGCAGGTCCAGCAGCACCATGGGTTCGCCCTCGAGGTCCGCGAGCGCGATCGCGTCGTGGCCCGCCAGCCGGTGGTCCGGGGGCAGGACGACGTGCGGTCGGGCGACGCCCAGCGTCTCCGTCTCCATGTCTTCGCCCAGTGCGAGGTCGTAGGTGAGGGCCAATTCCGCGGTGCCGTTCCGCAGTGCCGCCCGCACCGCCTCCGCCTGGGTCTCGACGACCTCCACCTCGAGGTCGGGGTGCTGATCGCGCAGGTCCGAGATGAGCGTCGGGAGGATGAACGGGGTGAGCGTGACGAAGCAGGCCAGGCGCACCGTCCCGCGGACGGTGTCCTCGTGGCCGCGCGCCGCGTCGAGGACCTCCCCGAGATGGGCGAGGACGCTGCGGGTGTCGCGGAGCATTTCCTCCCCCGCCGCCGTCAGCACGAGCCCGCGGGACCGTTGCCGGATGAACAGCTGGGTGCCGATCTGGTGCTCGAGCTGGGAGATCGCCGAAGACACCGCCGACTGCGCGACCATCAGTTCGTCGGCGGCCTTGGTCATGCTGGAGAAGTTCGCGGCCTCGACGAAATACCTGAGCTGGGTGAACGTCACGTCGGGTCGTCGTTGCATGCGCTCTCCTCGGGATCTGAGGCCACCAGGATCGCAGGTCTCCGACCGGGGAGCCACCTCCGACACCCGCGGCGGCCGTGGCCCCGTCAGCGGAGGTCGGCCTTCACGAGGCCGGGGTCCGGCTCGTCGTCGCGCACCGAACGCGGGACGCTCGCGGACCGCACCGGCTTGCCCCGCACGTAGCCGACGGCGCCGAGGAGCGCGAGCACGGCCAGCGTCCCGAGGGTGAAAACCTCGAACGTCGCCTGGCTCACGCCCCAGATCTCGTCGAAGTCGTAGTCCAGGCCGAACACCGATTCCAGCGTGCCGGGGAACACCGCCACCCACGACCCGAGCAGCACCCAGGCGAAGCAGAGGGAGCCGAGGACGCGGAAGCCGACGTTTCCGGTGGGCACCCGGAAGGGCCGGGCGACGTCCGGGAACCGCGTGCGCAACCGGACGGCCGACGGGATGACGATCAGGTAGCTGAGCAGGAACGTCGAGATCGAGATCGTCAGCACCACCGCGAAGACGGAACCGCCGGAGCCGGTGATCTGCATCGCCGCGATCATGAAGACGGTGGCGACGAGCCCGGACAGGAAGTTGACGCGCACCGGCGTTCCGAGTCGGGGATGGAACCGGCCGAAGAATCCGCCGAAGAAGGCGCCGTCGGCCGCGGCCATCGCCTGCATGCGGTCGCTGATGATCATCCACGCCGCACCCTGGGTCATCAGGATCACCGCGAAGATCACCCCGGTCACCGTCAGCATGGCGGGCGCGGCAGGTCCGTAGACGCTGTACACGGTTGCGACCGCCTCGAGGAGGCCGCCGACACCGGTGATGTCGTCCGCGGGCACGACGAGGAGGATCGCGAAGATCGGCAGCAGGTAGGACGCGGCGGCGATGGCGCAGGCGCGGGCGATGGAGATCGGGACGTCGCGGGCGGGGTTCTTCATCTCGCCGGCGGCACT from Rhodococcus opacus B4 encodes:
- a CDS encoding M20 family metallopeptidase, producing the protein MTADAAIREGARRAEDRILALSHDLHAHPEVAWEEERSCVRVAGVLSDAGFTVEQQYVGLPTAFRAQVGSGPLHLAVCAEYDALPGLGHACGHNVISAISVGTALALAPLVDDLGITLSVLGTPAEEGGGGKIDMLKRGAFEGVHAAVMAHPGPVDVARAEPYAVSHSHIRYDGKAAHAAAYPERGVNAADAFTVAQVAIGLLRQQLPSTTRVHGMMTRGGEAPNAIPQRTEGRWYVRAETLDELARVEPRVARCFEAGAVATGCELTIAPESEPYSEFRTDEALLASYVRNAEGLGRVFRTGADSLMNRASTDMGNVSQVLPAIHPYIGIDSAPAVNHQAEFAAASAAPAADRAAVDGALALALTLLDAATDPGLRTHLLV
- a CDS encoding enhanced intracellular survival protein Eis gives rise to the protein MTSTGGITIRTATEQDWPKIVVLNEICFVTPQTEEFTAHWKQLVSGEPPIIALDGDEVVGATMDIPMEVTVPGGGSVAAAGVTAVTVAPTHRRRGILRALYTEHHARIRASGAPLSILTASEGGIYGRFGYGPATVESTVSIDRRFAVPHPKAPDPGGVRMVHPAQARPAFTDVYHRWQQVTPGAQVRPEIVWNRIFADRESERGGGTALFGLVHDDGYVLYRRASGDNGSFARVEEIRTVTSDAHAALWRAMLGLDLVRRIEANLTPEDPLPYLLTDGRLVRTSSRHDELWVRIMDVPAALEARTFRGDLDVVVQVDDGFLDAGGRFSLSVRDGKAVCTRTDATPHLVLDLDVLGSLYLGAHRARTFAAANRLWAADADVLDRFEHAFGSGRDAQMGWAF
- a CDS encoding APC family permease, with amino-acid sequence MSDNTPTALADEQTQHLKKSLGRFDIVFLIVAAVVSVEVLGQVSTFGAETFTWALVLAVFFLLPYGLIFAEIGSTFTGEGGVYVWVRRAFGRPLAALASLLTWVTQPVWVGGSMAFIAAETWNHYVTDFEEGSVTDYLFKLVFIWLTVLAAVVSLARGKWIPTVGAFLKIVFLLFFLVTTGIYAAKNGFAGISAGDFSPTLTGLLGVTPLLLFSYLGFESGNSAAGEMKNPARDVPISIARACAIAAASYLLPIFAILLVVPADDITGVGGLLEAVATVYSVYGPAAPAMLTVTGVIFAVILMTQGAAWMIISDRMQAMAAADGAFFGGFFGRFHPRLGTPVRVNFLSGLVATVFMIAAMQITGSGGSVFAVVLTISISTFLLSYLIVIPSAVRLRTRFPDVARPFRVPTGNVGFRVLGSLCFAWVLLGSWVAVFPGTLESVFGLDYDFDEIWGVSQATFEVFTLGTLAVLALLGAVGYVRGKPVRSASVPRSVRDDEPDPGLVKADLR
- a CDS encoding 4-hydroxyphenylacetate 3-hydroxylase family protein; its protein translation is MIRTGDEYRESIRDGREVWVDGERVKDVADHPMFKPIVDVRARIYDLAHEEATQDAMTYVDPESGERNAIANKLPRTQQDWLDKRAAVDLVLDDTRGVVTRVGDETIGEMWSLFDGQDVLNEVDPRFSENIRRHLERSVREDPFHVSANTDPKGDRSKAPQDQDPDMLLHVVKETDNGIVVRGAKYETAAAYSNQAFTKPTIANWGNSELSDYAVGFVLDMGAPGLKYISRNGFAGRAPAADYPLANRVDEVESLVVFDNVEIPWEDVLFYRHTRAATFIRSTLHRYSAFPFVQRTLHLADLMIGSALWNVKQSGLEKQQAVQEKLAQLACYRETINAHLTAAISLAEPSPGGLLMPNQSLLYTGRVMALSQLPAMMHVARELCGGQICITPDAATFADPDVAPWLEKFYSINDNWVADDRRKLLAFARDLLNSDYAGHRLTFQLFAQSPPFAQLAAVYRNFDFDGPLGLVKAAAGLSDNVDGGAA
- a CDS encoding YrhK family protein; its protein translation is MAKDRASSAPRRVLRLRRESWGFVVGSFLFGMAATRVYGHAVGPEIDNITYFVGSLFFTAAGFIQLRLSGRPVPGDDSETVERYDWWAALIQFVGTLLFNISTGVALINGLTVEQDRVWGWRPDIFGSTAFLVASALAVVATTETDKLWDPHARNWRSTWLNMIGSVAFGVSAVAAFIVPGTDVLKNATVADLGTFVGAVCFLVAALLMRPPHPTYSPNQARTRS
- a CDS encoding dienelactone hydrolase family protein, with the translated sequence MTPLQRYIAEEIAIDHADGLLTRREALRRLGLIGLGVAAATSLLAACSTGGDEQSSTSAPVTPGGATPPPPGVADAVGTEAVTFPGPDGRELQGAWAEAAEPRGTVLVIHENKGLTDHIRSVAGRFAGAGYSALAVDLLSEEGGTATFTDQAQATAALATVPPERFVADMKAGVDELGRRVPDEKTAAVGFCFGGGMVWQLLASGEPRLAAAVPFYGPLPEGADFSGSKAAVLAIYAELDARVNASRDAAAAALTKAGLPHEIVTVPGADHAFFNDTGPRYNAAAAAEAYERVLAWFGEYVG
- a CDS encoding flavin reductase family protein, yielding MPIADPHSAVETTARTSVASPTPDSSTANFITAMSAVATGVTVVATDGPGGRAAQTVSAMCSVSADPALVLVCLHGRSPVNDAISENGVFCVNVLATQHDHVADTFAGRPWPGKQRWDFTCGHWTVAESGSPRVHDAIASFDCSVHEVIEAGTHRIYIGRVAAVEAHPGEPLVYASHTYSKPAAFEPSIFPDYPDAHPAPRTRSTK
- a CDS encoding DUF1028 domain-containing protein, translated to MTFSLVARDPGGAFGMVVCSSSPAVASRCLHVRPGVGVVASQNVTNPQLGPIGLDALASGANAETALKSALAQEKFPEYRQLVVVDSGGGTAVHSGAQTLGISSSAQGSGAAVAGNMLRDEGVIRSLLFGYVSSTAPTFEGRLLDGLTAAVTAGGEAGPVHSAGLQVVEDVPWPVTDLRVDWHDDPAGELRRLWTVWEPQKRDYRMRGVDPTAAPSYGVPGDL
- a CDS encoding RidA family protein, whose translation is MTTHTRIRPFNTRETYPEQNLDNDLAQAVVAGGVVYLRGQIGQDLDTRESVGIGDVEAQAEKAMANIAMLLKESGSRLEDVVKVTIYLVDVRYREAVYRVVGRWLKGVHPVSTGLVVDALARPEWLVEIDATAVISS
- a CDS encoding LysR family transcriptional regulator; the protein is MQRRPDVTFTQLRYFVEAANFSSMTKAADELMVAQSAVSSAISQLEHQIGTQLFIRQRSRGLVLTAAGEEMLRDTRSVLAHLGEVLDAARGHEDTVRGTVRLACFVTLTPFILPTLISDLRDQHPDLEVEVVETQAEAVRAALRNGTAELALTYDLALGEDMETETLGVARPHVVLPPDHRLAGHDAIALADLEGEPMVLLDLPSSRDYFLAMLSGSGVTPMVRYRSASYETVRGLVARGHGFSILNQRPADGRTYDGGRVTTLPITDDVPGLPVVLARLKGVRSTARARAVAERARAVFAKQARTSG